The following are encoded together in the Salvia hispanica cultivar TCC Black 2014 chromosome 6, UniMelb_Shisp_WGS_1.0, whole genome shotgun sequence genome:
- the LOC125192471 gene encoding xyloglucan endotransglucosylase protein 6-like, translated as MANRAAILAIFFAFATVGLANSSKFEQLFQPSWAFDHFTNEGEVVHMKLDNHSGAGFSSKSKYLFGKVTVQIKLVAGDSAGTVTAFYMSSEGPYHNEFDFEFLGNKTGEPYLVQTNVYVNGVGNREQRLNLWFDPTTDFHSYSIFWNQRQVVFLVDETPVRVHSNLEHKGIPFPKDQAMGVYSSIWNADDWATQGGLVKTDWSHAPFVASYKGFEIDACAVPEVAAADIQKQCSSSAEKRYWWDAPTVSELNLHQSHQLVWVRANHMVYDYCSDTARFPATPVECQHHRH; from the exons ATGGCAAACCGCGCTGCAATTCTTGCTATTTTCTTCGCATTTGCGACGGTGGGCCTCGCGAATTCCTCGAAATTCGAGCAACTCTTCCAGCCTAGCTGGGCGTTCGATCATTTCACCAATGAAGGAGAAGTTGTTCACATGAAGCTCGACAATCACTCCG GAGCTGGATTCTCTTCGAAGAGCAAGTACTTGTTTGGGAAAGTCACTGTTCAGATCAAGCTCGTTGCTGGTGATTCCGCTGGAACCGTCACTGCTTTCTAt ATGTCATCTGAAGGGCCTTACCACAATGAGTTTGATTTTGAGTTCTTGGGGAATAAAACAGGGGAGCCTTACCTTGTCCAAACTAATGTTTATGTCAATGGAGTTGGCAACAGAGAGCAAAGATTGAACCTTTGGTTCGACCCCACCACAGATTTCCACTCTTACTCCATTTTCTGGAACCAACGCCAAGTTGT ATTCTTGGTGGATGAGACCCCTGTGCGTGTGCACTCAAATTTAGAGCACAAAGGCATCCCCTTTCCCAAGGACCAAGCAATGGGAGTCTACAGCTCAATTTGGAATGCTGATGATTGGGCCACGCAAGGTGGGCTTGTGAAGACGGACTGGTCCCACGCCCCCTTCGTCGCATCCTACAAGGGCTTCGAGATCGACGCGTGCGCGGTCCCCGAGGTGGCCGCTGCCGACATCCAGAAGCAGTGCAGCAGCAGCGCCGAGAAGCGGTACTGGTGGGATGCGCCGACCGTGTCGGAGCTCAACCTCCACCAGAGCCACCAGCTTGTGTGGGTGAGGGCGAATCACATGGTGTATGATTACTGCTCCGACACGGCTAGGTTTCCCGCCACCCCGGTCGAGTGCCAGCACCACCGCCACTAG